From the genome of Homalodisca vitripennis isolate AUS2020 chromosome 8, UT_GWSS_2.1, whole genome shotgun sequence, one region includes:
- the LOC124367726 gene encoding serpin B6-like, which yields MSWSIRVKNINKWVEMQTRNMIVDCIPEGFLDKSTSLLLVNAVYFKGLWKSTFYKDNTYRDNFHMADGSIRQAQMMKKRSSFRAVFSSSYGIHGLELPYKGNDISMFIILPEQSHATAVQDLLRSLTFERLEMILNQILHSPLKEMDVIIPKFQTENKYDLVPILKDFGADELLEFVDLSDFVETFKEFKLDKAIHSTKIVVDEQGTKAVAVTKLIADLARSLRLEDYPVFRANRPFFYFIYNIVTRTFLFSGVFNSP from the exons ATGAGTTGGAGTATAcgcgtaaaaaatataaataaatgggtAGAAATGCAAACAAGAAACATGATTGTGGATTGTATACCAGAGGGATTTCTAGATAAGTCCACATCACTACTTTTG GTGAACGCCGTTTACTTCAAAGGATTATGGAAGTCAACATTCTATAAAGATAATACTTACCGTGACAATTTTCACATGGCTGATGGATCTATAAGACAAGCTCAAATGATGAAGAAAAGGAGTAGTTTCAGAGCCG tattttctaGCAGTTATGGAATACATGGTCTGGAGCTTCCGTATAAGGGGAATGATATCAGCATGTTCATAATTTTGCCTGAACAATCTCATGCAACAGCGGTACAAGATTTACTGAGATCATTAACTTTTGAACGACTAGAGATGATTCTAAATCAGATTTTACACAGTCCTCTGAAAGAAATGGATGTTATTATTCCTAAGTTTCAAACTGAGAATAAATATGATCTTGTACCG ATATTAAAGGATTTCGGAGCAGATGAGTTACTTGAGTTTGTCGACCTCAGTGACTTTGTTGAAACGTTTAAAGAGTTTAAATTGGATAAGGCCATCCACTCCACTAAAATTGTTGTAGATGAGCAAGGCACGAAGGCGGTGGCCGTTACAAAACTCATCGCAGACCTGGCGCGTTCGTTGAGGTTGGAAGACTATCCAGTATTTCGAGCCAATAggccttttttttattttatttataatattgttacaagAACGTTCTTATTTTCTGGTGTTTTTAACTCTCCATAA